agatcccgcgttgctgtggctctggtgagggccggaagctacagctctgatttgacccctagcctgggaacctccatatgctgtgggagcagcccaagaaatggcaaaaagacaaaaaaaaggcttttgaaatataattacaaaaatgaaactaTCATTAATCACTAAGTTTATTTAGATGACGTTATCATTAAAGTTAACATTATGTCTATATTTAATGTTGTtgtaaaatactgtttttcttgaaataaaaatctgaagaaTAGATTATAGTTTGCTAATTTTCACACTTGTCAAtagatatgaaaaatatttcccttgGCAAATAAAGGCagattttttattgatttatatgaataaaatattaatagaatgcTCATTTTagtttacaaattaaaaacaaaattaatacacaccgTTTACGtcatatgaaaaattttttaaattacatggaaGCATAATGATGACTTTAATTAATATCTCTGAAATGCCAACTtaaattttgtaataaatatttaatttttccttcaagATATATTATGGTTCTGGATTTGAATAAAAGTGGAAGTGAATctaaacacacattaaaaaaataacaaaaaatgctGAAATATCTTCAGGCAATTCACTACGAAAAAGGTAGTTGTACTTGAGTATTGTACTAGATTATATGTAAGCAATTATTACACCttggtaagttaaaaaaaataatatgaccaTGTAATCTCACCATATTGTAGTGATCCCTGAAAACCTGATattgttcatttgtttccaaCTTTTAGGATCTTGTTTTAGACACTGGTATGAAAAAACTATGGGGAAAACCCTCAGATATTATCCCATTCTTCAAACAGAGCATGTAAATGAGATCTGAATAACTGATCTTCACCACATGCCAGCAagttttctgttaaaaaatatatgggtGAATTAAAAATTGTAGTGTatggttatgtgtgtgtgtatacataacgGTTCATAAATCACTCATGTAttaggaattttaaaatcttttgatcTTTTCTTCATAGCCTCCAGTAGCTTTTTATCTTAATCATTTCTGTCAAAGTGCTGCAAGTAACATTGGATAGGACTGCCCCTGAGAGCCTGTCAACACTATTCCTCAATCAGCTAGCAAGGTCACTATTTATGTGTGTAGGGCTCATCTTACTGCAGTTCAGAGGAgggacttaaaatttttttattgtcttttgataaattggactttatcaaaattattttatttgactatttttaaagCTTAACTGTATGCTGAAAAGTCTCTTAAGAGAGCCCAAGCACCTTAAgtattttagagtttttttttttattaattgaaCCACTTCCTTGATGGTTTTGAACCAGTggagatttattttaaacattcccATAATCTGACCTTACAGGCAAGAAGAGACTATAGATAACTGTTCCAAGCTATATCTTCCATTTTGACATTGTGGCATGTGAATTTCAGTCCATCGTGTCTgttccttaaaaataagaaagtaaatagCATTGTGTTGTTAATCTCcaagaaaatttcattttaactCCTGTTTCTATGGGGGGGAAGGAAAGTCTATGTATTTTACTTAAGGTTTTATTCTTAACAGTGTTTGCATATTTTCTCCCCATGCCAAAGGTTTTACCTGTATTTATTACATGTGATATATGTTCTTTGagataattattttatacttgatTGTTACTTTGGTGGTCAAAAACTGTCCCAGACAACTAAATCtacaataagatattttaattcatttgaagTAACCATGGTTAACTCACTTATAACTTTGTTCCTCATGTGAAACTTAGTGACAATTCTTAAAATTCTTCATACTTCTTGCTTCTGAAATCTTTAATAGTTCACATAAAAGAGTTACATTTATCACCATAAAATGCTATGGCCTGAAAAGCCCTCAGAACATCTAGCACGACTCTAATTTCACAAATGTCtggagaagttaagcaacttgttTGTGGTCACAAAATTAGTTATAGACAAAGTTAAGACTTAAAACTGAAGTCTCTGGCACTCACTTATTTCTAGCTGATGCTATGTCATGTGGCTTCAAGAAATTGAAAACTGGTCTCATTAAAAAgacaagtaagtcagaaagagaaagacaaataccatatgatatcacttatatctggaatctaatataaggcacaaatgaacctttctgcagaaaagaaaatcatggacttgcagaatagatttgtggttgccaagggagagggggagggagcggggtggttggagagcttggggttaatagatgcagactattgcttttggaatggattagcaatgagatcctgctgtgtagcactgggaactatgtctagacacttatgatggagcgtgataatgtgcgaaaatagaatgcgtatatgtatgtgtaactgggtcaccatgctgtacagtagaaaaaaattggagaaataactattacaaataataaaataataataatataataagctAAAGTATTTCATTCTCTGTTTTCTAGGGTCAAAGTATTTTTGGGCTTGATGTCATTGAAACACCAGAAGGAGAGAAGATGCCACAGCTGATAGTTCAAAAGGAGTTAGACAGGGAAGAGAAAGATACATATGTAATGAAAATAAAGGTTGAAGATGGTGGCTTTCCTCAAAGATCCAGTACTGCTATTTTGCAAGTAAGTGTTGCTGATACAAATGATAACCGCCCAGTCTTCAAGGAGAATGAAATTGAAGTCAGTATACCAGAAAATGCTCCTGTAGGTTCTTCAGTGACACAGCTCCATGCCACAGATGCCGACATAGGTGAAAACGCCAAGATTCACTTCTATTTCAGCAATCTAATCTCCAACATGGCCAAGAAGCTGTTCCACCTCAACTCCACTACTGGACTTATAACAATTAAAGAACCACTGGATAGGGAGGAATCACCAAATCACAAATTACTTGTTTTAGCAAGTGATGGTGGATTGACGCCAGCAAGAGCAATGGTGCTAGTCAATGTTACAGATATCAATGATAATATCCCATCAATTGACATAAGATACATCATCAATCCCATCAATGGCACTGTGGTTCTTTCAGAAAACGCTCCACTCAACACCAAAATTGCTCTCATAACTGTGACAGATAAGGATGCTGACCATAATGGTAGGGTGTCATGCTTTACAGACCATGAGGTCCCTTTCAGATTAAGGCCAGTATTCAGTAATCAGTTCCTTCTAGAGACTGCTGCATATCTTGATTATGAGTCCACAAGAGAATATGCCATTAAATTACTGGCTGCAGATGCTGGCAAACCTCCTTTGAATCAGTCATCCATGCTCCTCATCAAAGTAAAAGATGAAAATGACAATGCTCCAGTTTTCACTCAGCCTTTCCTAAGTCTTTCTGTTCCTGAGAATAACTCTCCTGGCACCCAATTGACAAAAATAAGTGCAATGGATGCAGACAGTGGGCGTAATGCTGAGATAAATTACCTGCTAGGCTTTGATGCTCCATCTGAATTCAACTTGGATCATCGTACAGGCATTCTGACCGCAGTGAAGAAACTGgatagagaaaaacaggaaaaatattcatTCACAGTTCTAGCAAAAGATAATGGGATGCCACCTTTAATGACCAATGCCACGGTCCTTGTGACTGTTCTTGATCAGAATGACAACAGTCCAGTTTTCACGCACAATGAGTACAACTTCTATGTTCCAGAAAACCTTCCAAGACATGGCACAGTAGGACTAATCACAGTAACTGATCCTGATTATGGAGAAAATTCTGCAGTCATTCTCTCCATTTTAGATGCAAATGATGACTTCACCATTGATCCACAAACTGGTGTCATCCAACCAAATATCTCATTTGATAGAGAAAAACAGGAATCTTATACTTTCTATGTAAAAGCTGAGGATGGTGGTAGGATATCACGTTCTTCAACTGCCAAAGTCACCATAAATGTGGTTGATGTTAATGACAACAAACCAGTTTTTGTTGTCCCGTCTTCCAACTACTCTTTTGAACTGGTTCCACCATCCACTAATCCAGGTACAGTGGTCTTCACAGTAGTTGCTATTGACAATGACACTGGCATGAATGCAGAGCTTCGTTATAGCATGGTAGGAGGAAACACAAAAGGTCTATTTATAATTGACCaaacttcaggcaacattacactGAAGGAGAAATGTGTCTTTGCAGACCTTGGTTTACACAGATTGGTAGTCAAAGCTAAGGACTTAGGACAACCTGATTCTCTCTTCAATGTTGTAAATGTCAATCTATTTGTGAATGAGTCAGTGACCAATGCTACACTGATTTATGAATTGGTGCGCAAAAACATTGAAACACCAGTGACCCAAAATATTGAGACAACTGATGCATCCTCACCATCCAGTGACTATG
Above is a genomic segment from Sus scrofa isolate TJ Tabasco breed Duroc chromosome X, Sscrofa11.1, whole genome shotgun sequence containing:
- the PCDH11X gene encoding protocadherin-11 X-linked isoform X5, whose protein sequence is MDLLSGTYIFAVLLACIVFQSGAQEKNYTIREEMPENVLIGDLLKDLNLSLIPDRSLTTPMQFKLVYKTGDVPLIRIEEGTGEIFTTGARIDREKLCAGIVVDAHCFYEVEVAVLPDEIFRLVKIRFLIEDINDNAPLFPATVINISIPENSAINSRYALPAAIDPDTGINGVQNYHLIKGQSIFGLDVIETPEGEKMPQLIVQKELDREEKDTYVMKIKVEDGGFPQRSSTAILQVSVADTNDNRPVFKENEIEVSIPENAPVGSSVTQLHATDADIGENAKIHFYFSNLISNMAKKLFHLNSTTGLITIKEPLDREESPNHKLLVLASDGGLTPARAMVLVNVTDINDNIPSIDIRYIINPINGTVVLSENAPLNTKIALITVTDKDADHNGRVSCFTDHEVPFRLRPVFSNQFLLETAAYLDYESTREYAIKLLAADAGKPPLNQSSMLLIKVKDENDNAPVFTQPFLSLSVPENNSPGTQLTKISAMDADSGRNAEINYLLGFDAPSEFNLDHRTGILTAVKKLDREKQEKYSFTVLAKDNGMPPLMTNATVLVTVLDQNDNSPVFTHNEYNFYVPENLPRHGTVGLITVTDPDYGENSAVILSILDANDDFTIDPQTGVIQPNISFDREKQESYTFYVKAEDGGRISRSSTAKVTINVVDVNDNKPVFVVPSSNYSFELVPPSTNPGTVVFTVVAIDNDTGMNAELRYSMVGGNTKGLFIIDQTSGNITLKEKCVFADLGLHRLVVKAKDLGQPDSLFNVVNVNLFVNESVTNATLIYELVRKNIETPVTQNIETTDASSPSSDYVKIVVAIVAGTITVILVIFITAVVRCQQSPHLKAAQKNKQNSEWVTPNPENRQMIMMKKKKKKKKKHAPKNLLLNFVTIEEAKADDADNNRSSITLDLPIELEEQTMGKYNWGTTPTTFKPDSPDLARHYKSASPQPTFQIQPETPLNSKHHIIQELPLDNTFVGCDSISKCSSSSSDPYSVSECSYPVTTFKTPVSVHTRPPMKEAIRSHTPMKETTTVEIWTHPQPQRKSEGKRAGKVRLPSGVSHFTYQKALRKAAVMADWETMIQAAFPAHPMPCPLAILRRSTLIMLHPTIALKGMATLILNLLSFLD
- the PCDH11X gene encoding protocadherin-11 X-linked isoform X7; amino-acid sequence: MDLLSGTYIFAVLLACIVFQSGAQEKNYTIREEMPENVLIGDLLKDLNLSLIPDRSLTTPMQFKLVYKTGDVPLIRIEEGTGEIFTTGARIDREKLCAGIVVDAHCFYEVEVAVLPDEIFRLVKIRFLIEDINDNAPLFPATVINISIPENSAINSRYALPAAIDPDTGINGVQNYHLIKGQSIFGLDVIETPEGEKMPQLIVQKELDREEKDTYVMKIKVEDGGFPQRSSTAILQVSVADTNDNRPVFKENEIEVSIPENAPVGSSVTQLHATDADIGENAKIHFYFSNLISNMAKKLFHLNSTTGLITIKEPLDREESPNHKLLVLASDGGLTPARAMVLVNVTDINDNIPSIDIRYIINPINGTVVLSENAPLNTKIALITVTDKDADHNGRVSCFTDHEVPFRLRPVFSNQFLLETAAYLDYESTREYAIKLLAADAGKPPLNQSSMLLIKVKDENDNAPVFTQPFLSLSVPENNSPGTQLTKISAMDADSGRNAEINYLLGFDAPSEFNLDHRTGILTAVKKLDREKQEKYSFTVLAKDNGMPPLMTNATVLVTVLDQNDNSPVFTHNEYNFYVPENLPRHGTVGLITVTDPDYGENSAVILSILDANDDFTIDPQTGVIQPNISFDREKQESYTFYVKAEDGGRISRSSTAKVTINVVDVNDNKPVFVVPSSNYSFELVPPSTNPGTVVFTVVAIDNDTGMNAELRYSMVGGNTKGLFIIDQTSGNITLKEKCVFADLGLHRLVVKAKDLGQPDSLFNVVNVNLFVNESVTNATLIYELVRKNIETPVTQNIETTDASSPSSDYVKIVVAIVAGTITVILVIFITAVVRCQQSPHLKAAQKNKQNSEWVTPNPENRQMIMMKKKKKKKKKHAPKNLLLNFVTIEEAKADDADNNRSSITLDLPIELEEQTMGKYNWGTTPTTFKPDSPDLARHYKSASPQPTFQIQPETPLNSKHHIIQELPLDNTFVGCDSISKCSSSSSDPYSVSECSYPVTTFKTPVSVHTRPTDSRTPTIEIYSEI
- the PCDH11X gene encoding protocadherin-11 X-linked isoform X6 produces the protein MDLLSGTYIFAVLLACIVFQSGAQEKNYTIREEMPENVLIGDLLKDLNLSLIPDRSLTTPMQFKLVYKTGDVPLIRIEEGTGEIFTTGARIDREKLCAGIVVDAHCFYEVEVAVLPDEIFRLVKIRFLIEDINDNAPLFPATVINISIPENSAINSRYALPAAIDPDTGINGVQNYHLIKGQSIFGLDVIETPEGEKMPQLIVQKELDREEKDTYVMKIKVEDGGFPQRSSTAILQVSVADTNDNRPVFKENEIEVSIPENAPVGSSVTQLHATDADIGENAKIHFYFSNLISNMAKKLFHLNSTTGLITIKEPLDREESPNHKLLVLASDGGLTPARAMVLVNVTDINDNIPSIDIRYIINPINGTVVLSENAPLNTKIALITVTDKDADHNGRVSCFTDHEVPFRLRPVFSNQFLLETAAYLDYESTREYAIKLLAADAGKPPLNQSSMLLIKVKDENDNAPVFTQPFLSLSVPENNSPGTQLTKISAMDADSGRNAEINYLLGFDAPSEFNLDHRTGILTAVKKLDREKQEKYSFTVLAKDNGMPPLMTNATVLVTVLDQNDNSPVFTHNEYNFYVPENLPRHGTVGLITVTDPDYGENSAVILSILDANDDFTIDPQTGVIQPNISFDREKQESYTFYVKAEDGGRISRSSTAKVTINVVDVNDNKPVFVVPSSNYSFELVPPSTNPGTVVFTVVAIDNDTGMNAELRYSMVGGNTKGLFIIDQTSGNITLKEKCVFADLGLHRLVVKAKDLGQPDSLFNVVNVNLFVNESVTNATLIYELVRKNIETPVTQNIETTDASSPSSDYVKIVVAIVAGTITVILVIFITAVVRCQQSPHLKAAQKNKQNSEWVTPNPENRQMIMMKKKKKKKKKHAPKNLLLNFVTIEEAKADDADNNRSSITLDLPIELEEQTMGKYNWGTTPTTFKPDSPDLARHYKSASPQPTFQIQPETPLNSKHHIIQELPLDNTFVGCDSISKCSSSSSDPYSVSECSYPVTTFKTPVSVHTRPPMKEAIRSHTPMKETTTVEIWTHPQPQRKSEGKRAGKVRLPSGVSHFTYQKALRKAAVMADWETMIQAAFPAHPMPCPLAILRRSTLIMLHPTIALKGMATLILNLGQR